One stretch of Corynebacterium callunae DSM 20147 DNA includes these proteins:
- the panC gene encoding pantoate--beta-alanine ligase: MRLITTKKELFDAIPRDLSIGLVPTMGALHSGHASLMKLARQENELLVASIFVNPLQFEALGDCDDYRNYPRDLDADLKLLEECGVDIVFAPSVSEMYPTGIPLVWVRTGVMGEKLEGASRPGHFDGVATVVSKLFNLVRPDRAYFGQKDAQQVAVIRRLVADLDIPVEIRAVPIIRGTDGLAESSRNQRLSPEERKNALVLSHVLNKLKARTIDIADARAELAQAAGVKLDHLEVVDPTTLEPLNDLSQPALAVAAIYVGPVRLIDNIEITNQQ, encoded by the coding sequence ATGCGCTTAATAACCACCAAAAAAGAGCTTTTCGACGCGATCCCCCGCGATCTCTCCATCGGACTGGTCCCAACCATGGGAGCACTACACAGCGGTCATGCCTCCTTAATGAAATTGGCTCGCCAAGAAAATGAGCTGCTGGTAGCCAGCATTTTTGTCAATCCTTTGCAATTTGAAGCGCTGGGTGATTGCGATGATTACCGTAATTATCCCCGTGATCTCGACGCTGATCTCAAGCTCTTGGAAGAATGCGGGGTGGACATTGTCTTTGCACCTAGCGTTTCCGAAATGTATCCCACTGGCATTCCGCTGGTGTGGGTCAGAACTGGAGTAATGGGTGAAAAACTCGAGGGTGCCAGCCGTCCAGGTCACTTTGATGGCGTGGCTACGGTAGTGAGCAAACTCTTTAATTTGGTGCGCCCTGATCGCGCGTATTTTGGCCAAAAGGATGCCCAACAAGTAGCTGTTATCCGCAGGCTGGTGGCAGATTTGGATATTCCTGTTGAAATCCGTGCGGTGCCGATTATTCGTGGCACTGATGGATTGGCAGAATCAAGCAGAAATCAACGCCTCTCCCCCGAGGAACGCAAAAATGCGCTGGTCTTGTCTCATGTATTGAACAAGCTTAAAGCCCGAACAATCGACATTGCCGATGCTCGGGCTGAACTTGCACAGGCTGCGGGAGTTAAGCTGGATCATCTGGAAGTAGTTGATCCAACCACTTTAGAACCTCTTAACGATCTCTCACAGCCTGCTTTGGCGGTGGCCGCAATTTATGTGGGACCGGTACGGTTGATCGATAATATCGAGATCACCAACCAGCAGTAG